A part of Diceros bicornis minor isolate mBicDic1 chromosome 10, mDicBic1.mat.cur, whole genome shotgun sequence genomic DNA contains:
- the STEAP3 gene encoding metalloreductase STEAP3 isoform X4: MGDSIMHHPSATKMSEEMDKPLISHHPVDSDGSLAEVPSEAPKVGIMGSGDFARSLATRLVGSGFSVVVGSRNPKRTAGLFPSAAQVTFQEEAVGSPEVIFVAMFREHYSSLCSLSDQLAGKILVDVSNPTEQEHLQHRESNAEYLASLFPTCSVVKAFNVISAWTLQAGPRDGNRQVPICSDQPEAKRTVSEMVHAMGFTPVDMGSLVSAREVEAMPLRLLPGWKVPALLALGLLVFFYAYNFVRDVLHPYLQEGKNKFYKLPVSVVNTTLPCVAYVLLSLVYLPGVLAAALQLRRGTKYRRFPDWLDHWLQHRKQIGLLSFFCAALHAVYSFCLPLRRSHRYDLVNLAVKQVLANKSHLWVEEEVWRMEIYVSLGVLALGTLSLLAVTSLPSIANSLNWREFSFVQIAEYPGWCSSPGRRNLGSALSTSVLPQKKKNFL; encoded by the exons CCACCAAAATGTCAGAAGAGATGGACAAGCCGCTGATCAGCCACCATCCGGTGGACAGTGATGGCAGCCTGGCTGAGGTCCCCAGTGAGGCCCCCAAAGTGGGCATCATGGGCAGTGGGGACTTTGCCCGCTCCCTGGCCACACGCCTGGTGGGCTCCGGCTTCAGCGTGGTGGTGGGGAGCCGCAACCCCAAACGCACGGCTGGGCTATTTCCCTCAGCAGCACAAGTGACTTTCCAGGAGGAGGCAGTGGGCTCTCCTGAGGTCATCTTTGTGGCCATGTTCCGGGAGCACTACTCCTCACTGTGTAGTCTCAGCGACCAGCTAGCCGGCAAGATCCTGGTAGATGTGAGCAACCCCACAGAGCAGGAACACCTTCAGCACCGTGAGTCCAATGCTGAGTACCtggcctccctcttccccacctgctcGGTGGTCAAGGCCTTCAATGTCATCTCCGCCTGGACCCtgcaggctggccccagggatgGGAACAGGCAG GTGCCCATCTGCAGTGACCAGCCGGAAGCTAAGCGCACTGTCTCGGAGATGGTGCATGCCATGGGCTTCACACCTGTGGACATGGGGTCCCTGGTCTCAGCCCGGGAGGTGGAGGCCATGCCCCTGCGCCTCCTCCCGGGCTGGAAGGTGCCCGCCCTCCTGGCCCTGGGGCTCCTCGTCTTCTTCTATGCCTACAACTTCGTCCGGGACGTGCTGCACCCCTACCTGCAGGAGGGCAAGAACAAGTTCTACAAGCTCCCCGTCTCCGTGGTCAACACGACGCTGCCGTGCGTGGCCTACGTGCTGCTGTCACTGGTCTACCTGCCCGGCGTGCTGGCGGCCGCCCTGCAGCTGCGGCGCGGCACCAAGTACCGCCGCTTCCCCGACTGGCTGGACCACTGGCTGCAGCACCGCAAGCAGATCGGCCTGCTCAGCTTCTTCTGCGCCGCCCTGCACGCCGTCTACAGCTTCTGCCTGCCGCTGCGCCGCTCGCACCGCTACGACCTGGTCAACCTCGCCGTCAAGCAG GTCTTGGCCAACAAGAGTCACCTCTGGGTCGAGGAGGAGGTCTGGCGGATGGAGATATACGTCTCCCTGGGAGTGCTGGCCCTCGGCACGCTGTCCTTGCTAGCCGTCACCTCACTGCCGTCCATTGCAAACTCGCTCAACTGGAGGGAGTTCAGCTTCGTGCAG